GTTCAAAGCCTAGCCAAGGAGCCCCCATGAGCAAATACCTGATGAACAAACTGATCCACCTTGTCAACATGGACGAGAAAGCCGAAGAAAAATATTGCGCCAACCCACGCGCGTTTGTTGAAGAGTGGGAGAAAACCCAGAAACTAAAATTGACAGACGATGAGCGCGAAGCGTTGGCGACCAAAGACTACGGCAAGCTCTATGCCCTAGGCGCGCATCCGTTCACGCTCTGGAGCTTCACTGAAGCCGTCTGGGTGCATCAAATCCCGAGGCCGGAGCTCGTCGCCGACTACAAAGCCAAGGCGGCCAAGGCGGGATATCCGGATTTTAAAACCTAACAAGCAGGCAATAGGCACTGGGCAATAGGCAATAGTTTGGAAGTTCCGAATCCGGGTTCTTACTATTGCCTACTGCCTCTTGCCTATTGCCGTCCCCCAGCCTGTTGCCTCGTGTATTCTTTACAATCGCCGACGTTCTCGACCAAATCCGAAATCACCAGCAAGTGCCCGAGTCGGTTCTGTTCCACGTTGCGAATGACGTGCGGCGGTTCGCGGCCTTCTTGAATATCTTTGATGCCCTTTTCCATCAGCTTGCGCGCAGCGATAATCGCGATATCCGACGACACGACATTTTCCTGGGTGCGGTCTTGCACCACCCCTTGGCTGCCCGTTGCAAAGACATCGTGGGTTTGAAAGCCGTTGCCCATGCCAGTGTAGGTCTGCGTCTTCATCTGCTCGCGGTTCTGCATGAATTTGTTGCCCTCGTTGCGCACGGGGCGATAGTGTTCGTCGATCTCAGCGCGGGCGCGGTCGATAACGACTTGCGATAACGGCGCTTCGCGATTGAAGAAGAAGCAAAATTTCCAGTGGTGCGTGTCATCGATGGGCACATGCCAGTTGACACCGTAGCCATGCCCGCCGGTTTGCCCAGGGAAAGTGCTTAGATTGGGCATGACGAAATTGGACACGCGCAGATAGCTCTTGTTCTCGCCCATGTCACGGACAGAATAAATCCGCACACCGAAGTCGGTGATTTCAACGTCGAGTTTCGGCAGCAGGCTTCGACCAATCAAATTGTAGTGAGATTCATTGGCGCCGCGTACGCCAGTGTAAGGCTCATCTTTATGTTCCAGGAACCGGTGCAAAAACGACAGATGCACCGGATCGATATTGCCTTCAT
This portion of the Deltaproteobacteria bacterium genome encodes:
- a CDS encoding Rieske 2Fe-2S domain-containing protein; amino-acid sequence: MISDEENQLLTQTNRGKPAGQLLRRYWQPVALSEELPPGGAPIPVRIMGDELALFRDDRGRIGLLGIHCAHRGTDLSYGRVEDGGLRCLYHGWLYDIHGRCLEQPGEPGGGSNRDAIKHLAYPCQEKGGVIFTYMGPGDPPLLPNYEFINQPAGHACVYKIYHECNYLQSNEGNIDPVHLSFLHRFLEHKDEPYTGVRGANESHYNLIGRSLLPKLDVEITDFGVRIYSVRDMGENKSYLRVSNFVMPNLSTFPGQTGGHGYGVNWHVPIDDTHHWKFCFFFNREAPLSQVVIDRARAEIDEHYRPVRNEGNKFMQNREQMKTQTYTGMGNGFQTHDVFATGSQGVVQDRTQENVVSSDIAIIAARKLMEKGIKDIQEGREPPHVIRNVEQNRLGHLLVISDLVENVGDCKEYTRQQAGGRQ